A window of Clostridium sp. 'White wine YQ' contains these coding sequences:
- a CDS encoding acylphosphatase, producing the protein MKRYLMIASGRVQGVGFRYFVLLIAKKTQVTGTVRNQSNGMVEIMVQGDENQIETFKAQLMKGNGFSRIDDLSTKEVPLIEKEKAFRISY; encoded by the coding sequence ATGAAAAGATATTTAATGATTGCCTCTGGAAGAGTTCAGGGGGTAGGTTTTAGATATTTTGTTTTACTTATTGCAAAAAAAACTCAAGTAACTGGAACTGTTCGAAATCAATCTAATGGTATGGTTGAAATCATGGTTCAAGGAGATGAAAATCAAATAGAAACTTTTAAAGCACAGCTTATGAAGGGTAATGGTTTTTCAAGAATAGATGATTTATCTACTAAGGAAGTTCCTCTAATTGAAAAAGAAAAAGCTTTCAGAATATCTTATTAA
- the ndk gene encoding nucleoside-diphosphate kinase, with protein MVEKSLVLIKPDAVERNLIGKIVDAYESNGLKVIAMRLLKVSEGLAEIHYKEHEGKAFYKSLIGYITRSPLCALVLEGENAISEIRRINGATDPKAAEANTIRSLYAIDKTENSVHASDSKESALREISLWFPEVINKLELEKEHIS; from the coding sequence ATGGTGGAAAAGAGTTTAGTACTAATTAAACCAGATGCTGTAGAAAGAAATTTAATAGGAAAAATAGTTGATGCATATGAGTCAAATGGTCTAAAAGTAATAGCAATGAGATTGTTAAAGGTTTCTGAAGGGTTAGCAGAAATACATTACAAAGAACATGAAGGAAAAGCTTTTTATAAGAGTTTAATTGGGTATATTACAAGAAGCCCATTATGTGCATTAGTTTTAGAAGGGGAAAATGCCATAAGTGAGATAAGAAGAATAAATGGTGCGACAGACCCTAAAGCAGCTGAAGCAAATACAATTAGAAGCTTATATGCAATTGATAAAACAGAGAATTCAGTTCATGCATCTGATTCAAAAGAAAGTGCTTTAAGAGAGATTAGTTTATGGTTTCCAGAAGTAATTAATAAATTAGAATTAGAAAAAGAACATATATCTTAA
- a CDS encoding extracellular solute-binding protein — protein sequence MMKTLEKISSKVYMFLIYLFLYAPILALIVFSFNSSKSMASWEGFTLKWYQALLDNDKILKALYNTLLVALSSSVISTIVGTIAAIGIYNMRGKTKKLILNINYLPVLNPDIVTGIALMSLFVFMHLTFGFKTLMLAHITFNIPYVILSVLPKLKQMPSNITEAALDLGATPSYAMRKIIIPQITPGIVSGFIMAFTMSIDDFVISFFTTGSGVSNLSIEIFSMARRGIKPEINALSTLMFITVLTLLILVNKKDLSKEPVKKNKPSSNKNGNRAMAFALVIILLVTSFAIYGKKKSDRKVLNVFNVGDYIDKELITKFQDETGIKVNYEEYDTNEIMYQKLKGGNSSYDIVVPSDYMLQKMIKEDMVEKLDFNNIPNYKYIDDKFKNLSYDPKNEYSVPYMWGTVGIIYNKTMVTDPVDSWNILWDSKYSKQIMMFDSIRDTMAISLKRLGYSINTTDPKEINEAKEELIKQKPLVKAYVVDEVKDRMIGGEAALATVWSGDAVYMMEQNPDLEYVVPKEGSNKWFDTLVVPKDSPHTEEAEAFINFLCDPENAKQNVEYIGYSTPNKEAYKLLDEDTQNNPASYPSDELLDKCEVFVDLGDSLKLYDDAWLEIKSN from the coding sequence ATGATGAAGACCTTAGAAAAGATTAGCTCTAAGGTGTATATGTTCTTAATATATTTATTTTTATATGCACCAATACTTGCATTAATAGTTTTTTCCTTTAATAGCTCAAAATCGATGGCTTCTTGGGAAGGCTTTACATTAAAGTGGTATCAAGCGTTACTTGATAACGATAAAATACTTAAAGCTCTTTATAACACTTTATTAGTAGCTTTATCATCCTCAGTTATTTCTACTATAGTTGGAACTATAGCTGCCATTGGTATTTATAACATGAGAGGTAAAACAAAAAAATTAATTCTTAATATTAACTATTTACCTGTTTTAAACCCAGACATTGTTACAGGAATAGCTCTAATGAGTTTATTTGTTTTTATGCATTTAACCTTTGGCTTTAAAACACTTATGTTAGCTCATATAACATTTAATATTCCATATGTTATCTTATCTGTTTTACCAAAGCTAAAACAGATGCCAAGCAATATAACAGAAGCTGCATTAGATTTAGGGGCAACACCAAGCTATGCAATGAGAAAAATAATAATTCCTCAAATTACCCCTGGAATTGTTTCTGGCTTCATTATGGCCTTTACTATGTCTATTGATGATTTTGTAATTTCATTCTTTACTACAGGTTCAGGAGTCTCTAACCTATCAATAGAAATATTCTCAATGGCTAGACGTGGTATAAAGCCTGAGATTAATGCCCTCTCAACTTTAATGTTTATTACAGTACTAACACTATTAATCTTGGTAAACAAAAAAGATTTATCAAAGGAACCAGTTAAGAAAAATAAGCCAAGCAGTAACAAGAATGGAAATAGAGCTATGGCGTTTGCATTGGTTATAATACTTTTAGTTACTTCATTTGCTATATATGGCAAGAAGAAATCTGATAGAAAAGTTTTAAATGTATTTAATGTTGGTGACTATATTGATAAAGAGCTTATAACAAAATTCCAAGATGAAACTGGAATTAAGGTTAATTATGAAGAATATGATACAAATGAAATTATGTATCAAAAATTAAAAGGTGGAAATTCCAGCTATGATATTGTAGTGCCTTCAGACTATATGCTTCAAAAGATGATAAAAGAAGATATGGTTGAAAAATTAGATTTTAATAATATTCCAAACTATAAATACATTGATGATAAGTTCAAGAACTTATCATATGATCCTAAAAATGAATACTCTGTTCCTTATATGTGGGGAACTGTTGGTATTATTTATAATAAGACCATGGTTACTGATCCAGTTGATTCATGGAATATACTTTGGGATTCTAAATATTCAAAACAAATAATGATGTTTGATTCCATAAGAGATACTATGGCTATTTCATTAAAAAGACTTGGATACTCAATAAATACAACAGATCCAAAAGAAATAAATGAAGCAAAAGAAGAATTAATAAAACAAAAACCTCTTGTTAAAGCCTATGTAGTAGATGAAGTTAAAGATAGAATGATAGGCGGAGAAGCTGCCCTTGCTACAGTATGGTCAGGAGATGCTGTATACATGATGGAGCAAAACCCTGACTTAGAATATGTAGTTCCTAAGGAAGGTAGTAATAAATGGTTTGATACCTTAGTAGTTCCTAAGGATTCGCCTCATACAGAAGAAGCAGAAGCATTTATTAACTTCTTATGTGATCCTGAAAATGCAAAACAAAATGTAGAATACATTGGTTACTCTACTCCAAATAAGGAAGCATATAAGCTTCTAGATGAAGATACTCAAAATAATCCTGCATCATATCCTTCAGATGAATTATTAGATAAATGTGAAGTATTTGTAGACTTAGGAGACAGCTTAAAACTCTATGATGATGCATGGCTAGAAATAAAGAGTAACTAA